Proteins from a genomic interval of Desulfurella sp.:
- a CDS encoding S41 family peptidase: MKNRFLFLVGIVVSLLIIATAVLSFRVTPTEATSNQYNDLKMFSQVLAIVQSQYVDKVSPSELIINATKGMVSSLDPHSAFMTPQEYKDLQVSTSGEFGGIGTSITLKDGLITVVTPIEGTPAYKAGIKAGDIILQINNKSTLGMSLDEAVKLLRGKPGSEVRLVIGRKNEKKPLIFNIKREIIHIKSVDYKDLDGIGYIRIIQFQEGTTKAVKNALDALEKKHIKGLVIDLRDNPGGLLTEAIGVSNLFVNKGVIVSIKGRNKSDDQVFYAKDEKVPHMPIAVLINSGTASAAEIVAGCLKDHKTAVLVGTRSFGKGSVQSIIPLEDGYALRLTTAKYYTPDGHSIQAVGIVPNVEVKPAKVEQEDFGYALREENLINHLTSNETEQSKPQQVIQEPQTTQDFQLLTAINILKAQIAEWPKK; encoded by the coding sequence ATGAAAAACCGCTTTTTATTTTTAGTAGGCATAGTTGTCAGTCTACTTATTATTGCTACAGCTGTTTTGAGTTTTCGTGTTACACCAACGGAAGCTACATCAAATCAATACAATGATTTAAAAATGTTTTCTCAAGTTCTAGCTATAGTGCAGTCTCAGTATGTTGACAAAGTAAGTCCATCTGAGCTCATAATAAATGCCACAAAAGGCATGGTAAGCTCACTTGATCCACACTCAGCATTTATGACGCCACAAGAATATAAAGATTTGCAGGTATCTACATCAGGAGAGTTTGGTGGTATTGGTACATCAATTACGCTAAAAGACGGACTGATAACAGTTGTTACACCTATTGAAGGAACACCAGCCTACAAAGCGGGTATTAAAGCAGGAGATATAATACTACAGATAAATAACAAAAGCACTCTGGGCATGAGCTTAGATGAAGCGGTAAAGTTACTAAGAGGCAAACCAGGTAGTGAAGTAAGGCTTGTTATTGGAAGAAAGAACGAGAAAAAGCCATTGATTTTTAATATAAAGCGAGAAATTATACACATAAAAAGCGTGGATTATAAAGACTTAGATGGTATAGGCTACATAAGAATTATCCAGTTTCAAGAAGGTACAACAAAAGCTGTAAAAAATGCACTTGATGCATTGGAGAAAAAACATATTAAAGGTCTTGTGATTGATTTAAGAGATAACCCAGGCGGTTTATTAACCGAAGCAATTGGCGTATCAAACCTTTTTGTAAATAAAGGTGTAATTGTATCAATTAAAGGTAGAAATAAAAGCGACGATCAGGTATTTTATGCAAAAGACGAAAAAGTACCGCATATGCCTATCGCAGTTTTGATAAACTCTGGAACAGCTTCAGCTGCAGAAATCGTAGCAGGATGCCTGAAAGATCATAAAACAGCTGTTCTTGTAGGTACAAGAAGTTTTGGAAAAGGAAGTGTACAAAGCATAATACCTCTTGAAGATGGTTATGCCCTAAGACTTACAACTGCAAAATACTACACACCAGATGGCCATAGTATACAGGCTGTTGGCATTGTACCAAATGTTGAAGTAAAACCCGCAAAGGTAGAGCAGGAAGATTTTGGCTATGCCCTAAGAGAAGAAAACCTTATTAATCATCTAACAAGCAACGAAACAGAACAATCAAAACCACAGCAAGTTATTCAAGAGCCACAAACTACTCAGGACTTCCAGCTTTTAACAGCTATTAATATATTGAAAGCCCAGATTGCAGAATGGCCCAAAAAATAA
- a CDS encoding peptidoglycan DD-metalloendopeptidase family protein, with translation MKKFSALLVVLITLLCTVLAYGSQKQELESQIKQINTSISNKQYHYNLAEKKYITYTNQLRDLNAKVQVLEKKLRAQEENLKKLSAEIESLNKSIEELTIKLNEEKSKSSKALKAYYYFYNIEKYFPQGLYYEYMNKKIAHYLQGRIKSYMEHQVLLNKQKQELVLKKNNQLKLIASINEQKNAIAQQKNKIAVLAQEAARLKQAYINDIVYLQRQRNYLQSVLNKIIQEEIRRQEELKRQRELERQRLLKLQQYKKAQELKKQQEEAESRMKLENLHTGLRPPVEGVIVDNFGVKTNPVFNVQTRNDGIDIKAKAGSPIRAIAKGQVDYVGTIPGLGGVIIINHLNDYYSIYAHVNPNVSKGQMVNEGQIIGHLSGDILHFELRKGSVPVNPLNFINRRYLGG, from the coding sequence ATGAAAAAATTTAGTGCACTTCTTGTAGTCTTAATAACCCTTCTTTGCACTGTTTTAGCTTATGGTAGCCAAAAACAGGAATTAGAAAGTCAAATAAAACAAATAAACACATCGATTTCAAACAAACAGTATCACTACAATCTCGCAGAAAAAAAATATATAACATACACCAACCAATTAAGAGATCTTAATGCAAAAGTACAGGTTTTGGAAAAAAAACTGCGCGCTCAAGAAGAAAATTTAAAAAAATTATCAGCAGAAATTGAGAGTTTAAATAAAAGCATAGAAGAACTAACTATAAAATTAAACGAAGAAAAGTCCAAAAGTTCAAAAGCCCTTAAAGCCTATTATTACTTTTATAATATTGAAAAATATTTTCCACAAGGACTTTATTACGAATACATGAATAAAAAAATTGCGCATTATTTACAAGGGCGAATAAAATCATACATGGAACATCAGGTGTTGTTAAACAAACAAAAGCAGGAGCTTGTACTCAAAAAAAACAATCAGCTAAAATTAATTGCCAGCATAAATGAACAAAAAAATGCCATTGCACAGCAAAAAAACAAAATAGCTGTACTGGCACAAGAAGCAGCACGGTTGAAACAAGCTTACATTAATGATATAGTTTACCTTCAAAGGCAAAGGAATTATTTACAATCAGTATTAAATAAAATAATACAAGAAGAAATTAGAAGACAGGAAGAACTTAAACGACAAAGGGAGCTTGAAAGACAAAGACTACTAAAACTCCAACAATACAAAAAGGCTCAAGAGTTAAAAAAACAACAGGAAGAAGCAGAAAGCAGAATGAAACTTGAAAATTTACACACAGGCTTAAGACCGCCCGTTGAAGGTGTTATTGTTGATAATTTTGGTGTAAAAACAAACCCAGTATTTAATGTGCAAACCAGAAATGATGGCATAGATATAAAAGCGAAAGCAGGCTCGCCAATTAGAGCCATAGCAAAAGGTCAGGTAGACTATGTTGGAACAATTCCTGGTCTAGGCGGCGTTATAATTATAAATCATTTGAATGATTACTATAGTATATATGCGCATGTAAATCCAAATGTGTCAAAGGGTCAGATGGTTAATGAAGGTCAGATTATTGGTCATCTAAGTGGTGATATTTTACATTTTGAATTAAGGAAAGGTTCGGTTCCTGTTAATCCATTAAATTTTATCAATAGAAGATATTTAGGAGGTTAG